One window of the Candidozyma auris chromosome 6, complete sequence genome contains the following:
- a CDS encoding translation machinery-associated protein 16 encodes MPLAKSLTKVSKKIAGSSATLHAKGRKFKQLSRATEREAKIRAKKQRHMEQKNHELLFYLHIQESIQNRQEETFTMEDMREIVTLWVCRDDEELKEIDRNRRPGRPLTSKQQLLKEKRAHDEHVFETGIRTPDLRDKDTVINVRNWNGNVGASTAWKFTTVHKNPSAVPQTETDMS; translated from the coding sequence ATGCCGCTTGCAAAGTCTCTAACGAAGGTATCCAAAAAGATTGCTGGCTCCAGTGCCACTCTTCACGCTAAGGGCAGAAAGTTCAAGCAGCTCAGTAGGGCCACAGAGAGAGAGGCCAAGATCCGggcaaagaaacagagacacatggagcagaagaatcACGAGTTACTTTTCTACTTGCACATCCAGGAGAGCATACAGAATAGGCAAGAGGAGACGTTCACTATGGAAGATATGAGGGAAATTGTGACACTTTGGGTGTGTcgtgatgatgaagagctcaaggagatcgaCAGGAACAGGAGACCTGGAAGACCCCTCACGAGTAAACAGCagctcttgaaggagaagagagcaCACGATGAGCATGTGTTTGAGACGGGCATCAGAACCCCGGACTTGAGAGATAAAGACACGGTTATCAACGTGAGAAACTGGAACGGCAACGTTGGCGCCAGTACTGCTTGGAAGTTCACTACGGTCCACAAGAACCCACTGGCGGTTCCTCAAACTGAAACTGATATGTCTTAG